In Desulfovibrio legallii, the DNA window CCATGCGACGCATAGACCTCCACACCCACACCACCGCCTCAGACGGCACCGACGCCCCCGCCGAACTCATGCGCAACGCGGCCAAGGCCGGGCTGGCGGCCGTGGCCGTAACCGACCACGACACCCTTTCCGGCCTGGACGAAGCCGCCGCCGCAGGGCGGGAAACGGGCGTCATGCTGGTGCGCGGCTGCGAAATCTCCACGGGCACGGAGCTGGGCGAACTGCACATCCTGGGCCTCTGGCTGCCGCAAAAAACAGAACCGCTGCAGGAAAAGCTGACCTGGCTGCGCAGCAAGCGGGACGAGCGCAACGCAGGCATTGTGGCCAAACTCCAGGCCCTGGGGCTGGAGGTTGACATGGACGAGGTGCGGGCCGAAGCCAGGGGCGAAAGCGTGGGCCGCCCGCACATCGCCGCCGTGCTGGTGCGCAAAGGCTATGTGCGCGACCCGGGCGAGGCCTTCCGTGC includes these proteins:
- a CDS encoding PHP domain-containing protein; the encoded protein is MRRIDLHTHTTASDGTDAPAELMRNAAKAGLAAVAVTDHDTLSGLDEAAAAGRETGVMLVRGCEISTGTELGELHILGLWLPQKTEPLQEKLTWLRSKRDERNAGIVAKLQALGLEVDMDEVRAEARGESVGRPHIAAVLVRKGYVRDPGEAFRAYLGCKGKAYLPKTVLEPEDGVGLLSRVGATVSLAHPLLWKAPEGWLGKMLGRLKDCGLDAIEAYHSEHSQEDVRTCLALAKRFNLGVSGGSDYHGANKPAISLGKGYGGLFVGWNVLQDLLARRRAAGLPCPQEAA